Below is a window of Humulus lupulus chromosome 2, drHumLupu1.1, whole genome shotgun sequence DNA.
GACCACCAGCCCTTACCGCCGGCGAACACTGCTCATCACCGGCTGCCACCAtttctccacaaatctggtcaccactcattcaaaaggttggtttataaagcttttttttatttttataaaatatgagattttttatattgtttttgtagatttaaaatgcaaaatgattgttttagtatgttgaaagtataagtaagaatttaggtttatttctggagttttatggaggttaaaccttgaaaatttgaaaaaattaatggtggtttCAGTTATTTTCGAGATAGAAAAATCCAGAATTTTttgacaggtggtcgaaaaaatacgactactggtctaaaatttagataactggtctaaaatttagactccttgtcgaaaaattagacaagctgtcAAAAAATTATGGATTTTTCAATCTCGAAAATAACCGaaaccaccattaattttttcagattttcaaagtttaacctccataaaactccagaaataaacctaaattcttacttatactttcaacatactaaaacaatcattttgcattttaaatctacaaaaacaatataaaaaatctcatattttataaaaataaaaaaaagctttataaaccaaccttttgaatgagtggtgaccagatttgtggagaaaTGGTGGCAGCCGGTGATGAGCAGTGTTCGCCGGCGGTAAGGGCTGGTGGTCGCcggtggtggcggtggcggcAGGGGATGATAGTGGGTGGTTGTGGGTGGATGGATGAGAGGAGGAAGACGATAGTTTagagtttttaattttaatttattattattttattttaagggtaaaatgggtaatataaaaaatttattaataaaaaagattatttagctaaaaattattgaaattatgCCATAGTGCAAATTGGACTATAAAAATAGGCCATTTTGCCAAGGACCCTTTCTTATATTACTTTTGACTGACCTCTTGATGAATATGCACCACATATCAATTTGACTCATTAATTAACACACAACGTTCAAAAAACAAATAAAGAGaaagattttgattcaaaattcaaacgGCTCAAAAACAAAGAGGAAAAAACATGACGTTTTTTCTTAGCACACACAAAATCCAAAACTAGCAAAGTAAACCAACTCTTCTTTCTTCACTCTCGGCCGACAGTTTATTGAGACTTGTGTTTCTGGGTGTGACAAATGTACACCTATAAAAGCCATCACTATTTTTCAAAGTATCAAGTAATGATTATGATTATAAATAAGCACATTTCAATTTATATGGCCGTTATttccttttcatttttttctctctttttggtTAAACATTTTCAGCCATTTATTACTCTCTTGGATGCTTTTTGGGGGGGGTGCTAGAATCCAATGAATAACATTCCGTTACGTTTTGAATGAGATAAAAGTAGGATGTTATATGATATTTTAAGGTTAGCACCAATGGATTTGACTTCATAATTGGTTAGTTATacttcataatacttattaaatttaaataagtgaGTCCTGATATTAGATtgcattaataataatatgatactTTCTTGTGGTATTGAACACTAACAATTCTCATAAAAGTATAATAAATTAGGAGTGCACATGGGTCGGGTTTTCAAGTGTATTGGGTTCGGGTTTTCGAGTGTATTGGGTTCGagttttgcgggtttcgggtggAGGAAGTTGTACCGAATCAGGTCCGAAATTTTCGGTCTTTGGGGTGATTTCGGGTTTGGTTGGGTTTTAGGTGAGATTGGTAAAAAAAATGGGCTTTGGGCCGAAAATGGGACTTGGTAaactttttgaattttttttacttttcacatatttttttaactttgttgttagtttgATAATGTTGATTTTTTACATACTGAGtcttggtaatttttttttttgaaaaaaacattaattttttcgatttttttttaattatattgaggtacgggttacacccgaacccgTGTGCCgttaatttcaaaattcaaacccGACCTGAACCATGTTGGGTTCGAATCAGATTTCACTCGAATTTAGCAGATTTTACAAAAATTCAGATTGATCAGATCGGGTTTGGTCGAATTTACGGATTTTttgggtcaaatgttcacccctaataGATAACTTATTAATTAATCATGGGTTTGACTAGACATTTGTGTTGAGTGACTTTAATTTAAAAAACCCTAATGGGCATTAGATTAGTGCATATAAAAAGCTCTTATTATGTCAAACCTACTTTGATCAACGGTTCAAATTCAAAAGTGAATTTGATTCATTATTTTGAAACCAAACTCTTCTGACTTGACAGAAGAACAATGAATGAATAGTATTAGAATATAGTAATAGTAAAAGAtacttattgaaaaataaaactTGTTTATGCTTTTTAAATTAAGATTAGCCAAACTAAATGGAATCAGTGCAAAATGAGTTCATAAAAGCATTTAATGTTATCCATACCACCGACAATTTCTAGAGAACAAACCCACTTTTCAGTACTATATTAgttgttactttttttttttcaataataaaaaTTAGTGAAGAATAATCACTTGTTGAAGTACAAAGCTTTACTCAAAACCCATTTCAAAATGTTatcaaaaagagaaaaaaatattcATTATTTCATATTTAAAGTGATAAATTATGTAATTATATAATGTAACTATGTTTTAATTAATGTTTTGCCAACTGTCCCAAATGCAACACCGTCTGTCACaagaaatcaaaataaaaatccaaactttatttgttttttatattaaaaatctAAACTTTATAGAATGGCAATAATGTAAATAAGAGAATATAGGAAAGGTATTTTGGGTAAATGGATCTATAAATATACTTAAAAATCCAACTGCCTTCTCCTCTGTCGTGTCTTCTGGCTCTGGGTTTTACAGCCAAGCAGATAAAAGGTACACTTCTTCTCTCTGATCCCCAAATCTAGGGCTACTTAATCGGCACTCTACTAGGTTTATCGGACCTTAACTTTCGTTTCCGAGGTTTGTAGTTGAAgatctcatttttttttatctttaattactatatgttttggttaattataATTGTGATTTAGTTTTGAAACGAAAATGCATGAGTGGATCTTTCATCTAATGGatgtgtttgaatttttttagattatttaagcTGATTTGTTAATTTTTAGGCTCAGATTTGggatatttttgtttgtttttagatattaaaactaAATTTTGCTTGTCAATTGGGTTGTTTGGTTAGTTAGAATATGGAGGAAAATAAAGGAAATGAATTATCTGTATATATTTTTTCGGTTATTGACTAATTTCTTTTATTGGGTTGAATATTAAGGGGAAAAAGTTTAATTCTTTCTTATTtttggagattttttttttaaactgtcACACTATATTTTTTCCTTGAAAAGGTGAAGACTTTGTTAAACCGAGTCTTGGATTTGTGTAGATATTTTCTCACTCTTATTTAGCTTAACGTTAATTTCTATATTTTGTCTTGTTTTGTTGTTTTAAGGGTCTGTTTTTTATTTGAAAAGCCAGTAGGTTTCACaagatggagaacatgcaaagcTTTTGGCAATTAGGAGATCAGCTTCGAGGGCAGTCAAAAGTCTCAGAGGATCACCAGTGGTTGATGGCTGCTTCTAAATTAGCTGAACAGACAAGGCTAAAAGGCGAGCGCATGAACAACCTTGATCTTTCAAAGGGTCCAACTGAACCAAGGCCAATGGACAAATTTGGATTCCAGGAAGATAACAAATGTGATATCCTCAATTTTAACTCACTGAACTTGGAATCCAAAATAAGTGAGAACTTGAACAAAAATTCCTTTCGAAATGGAATGTTCAATATGAACGCAGTCTACCAGAAGAGCAATGCAAATATTGTGGGGAACATGACCATTAACAAGTACAGCGGCAATAACCTGAGCCACAAGGACTCTATCAACATCAGCAATAACAACAACAGTGACAATGGCAATGCAAACAATGTTGCTGACAAAAGGTTCAAGACCTTGCCGGCTACAGAGACCCTCCCACGAAATGAGGTTCTTGGGGGATACATTTTCGTCTGCAACAATGACACCATGCAAGAAGATTTGAAGCGGCAGCTATTTGGTACTTGAactatttcaatatatatatttttattttaaaaacattcaacactgcATTCTTAGGCTGTATTCTGGAGATATAATTTGGAAGTAAATGATCTTTGTTTTATGTTTAAGAAATCACTGCAATATGGATTAAGAACATCATATCCAGCCAGCCCTTTTCAGGGTTAAAATTGTGGATAGGAAAAATTATTATTATCCATGATTTTTTTGTATTGATCATTATGTTTCTTGGACAGGTTTACCTCCAAGATATAGGGATTCTGTTCGTGCCATAACACCGGGCTTACCCTTGTTTCTCTACAACTATACTACTCACCAGTTGCATGGTATCTTTGAGGTCTGTTCTCTAATCAATTGCTACTTTTATTTCATATGATACTTCATGCACTTACTCTGCAATATAACCATGTTCAGTTGAAATATCATAGTACAAATGCTGCCTTCCcttgtttttatatatttttttccttgGTTCTTATTTTTCTGATATTCTGTGTGATGTTCTTTCACAGGCTGCAAGTTTTGGTGGTTCAAACATTGACCCAACTGCCTGGGAAGATAAGAAGTGCAAAGGCGAGTCAAGGTTTCCAGCTCAGGTAAGattttttttgagaaatttcTAAAGATAATTCGATTGTTTTACTTGAAAGGGGACAACATCTGAGAATTTTTCCTTCTGTTGCATTGTAGGTGCGGATCCGTGTTAGAAAAGTCTGCAAGGCTTTGGAAGAAGATTCATTTAGGCCAGTCTTACATCACTATGATGGTCCCAAGTTTCGCCTTGAGCTCTCGGTTCCAGAGGTATGATAGACATTCAACATTCTATAGTGGTCCTTCACTTTATTCATGGCTTGTTATCTGCTAAGAAGGTTATACAATCTCCATTTATGCTAACAGTGTTTTTTAACTTTGGATTTCTCTGCAGACACTGGATCTATTGGACCTATGCGAGCAAGCGGGCTCTGCAGCATAAACTAAGCGCTGGCAACAATATGTCAAACTTAGTAGGTTTTGTGGTACATGGCAGTGTGTGTTTCTCACAGATTTTCCATACAGCGCAAGCTTTTGGGGATGAAGTCTGGTAGAGGGAATCTTGTTAAGTTAGGTTTAATGCGAGTGAGCCTGGTGAATAATTACTCGTTGCTGAGTCTCCTTAAGACCCACTTGTGTAAGTTTGTGTAAACTCTTGAGAGCGTTATATAATattaagaagaaagaaaaaaaaaaaagaacaagcaAAATATGTACTGAGAGAAATGATAGCTATGTTGTGACCTCTAAAAATTTGAAGGTCAAGGGCTTTGATGTGTTTGTAAAAACCCCAAGTCCTGAAATGGTTATCTATAATCCTATTGTCATTAAATGTCGCACGTGAAAGTGTTGGCTCTCATTTATAGCCTCATTTTGATTTTGCTAGCCTTATTTGGCTGCCTTGCATGATATGGTCCCCCCTTCAATAATAATTAGGGATGGCAAAAAAAATCTGGTGGATTGGGGCGGTCGGAGCCCTGACTCGATGGGTGCCTTGATCCGAATATAAACGGGGCGGGTCGAGATCTGACCTGACCTGCTAGCAATTGAAGTGGGTCGGATCACGACTTGACCCGGTTGTTTTTTTACGATGAGAAAATTGATGTTTTGTTTTGAagtatgttaattttttttatttattttagtatgcaagattatttataaaaaatttttagaaaaaacttATTGGGTCGGGTCTGATCCGCTTCATCACATCTGGGCGGGTCTGCATCAAATGCCTTAATGGGATGGGTCGGGTAAGGGCATAAGCTTAACGGGTCAGGGCGGTTGTTTAACGGGGCTGACCCGCCCTATTTACGTCCTTATTCAATATTATTAAATGTTACTTCTTGTGTTGCTTTGAGATTTTTTGAAATTATCAAATTTGGTGAAGTGAAAGGGAACTGGGATCAGAAGATCTATCATGGTATGGAGTCTTTTGGAGGCTGGTTTTTGAGCCTTGGCAATGATGTAATCACTGCTGAGGGACCTAACTTCACGAGGATTCTTAGGCAATGTGGCTACAGGATCTGAGGGTTGGTTGTTGAAGTCGTTGACAGTTAAGCAAACTTTAACATTACAAAGTTTGCTTAACTCGTGAGCCTTCTTGATTAAACCACCTCTTCTTTTTGTAAATGTTATTCTTCCTTCGGTGTCAATTTCACTGGTAATTTCCAAGCCCCATCTTTGTTTTCCCaaaatgcaaaaaacaaaaaaatacccTTTAAACATGATGATATGATTTATGCGTACATATATATGAACATGGTAGAGAAGAATGGAAATCAAGGGAAGAAATGGTGATGATAACTGATGTAGAATAGAAAATATAGAACAGATTTTAGAATGAATACAATATAATTATAGTCAAGTTATATACATGTATATTTGTATGAGAAAAGAGCATATAGGAATTATCTGAAGACTTGTTGAAAGCGAGGGATATTAGAAAGCTTAATTTAGTCACCATATTGATATAAACAATAGATATAGAGAAATATATGTCGGATTAGTATGTAAGAGAGttgaatattatttttactatatCGGAAACAAATCAAATAAATTGATATCATTTCTTTTAATATAATGAGACATTAACTCAACttgccaaaataataataataatgattttcCATTTTGAGCAATTAACATCTAAATGATTTTATTATTGCATTACTTGTCCACTTACTCTATCTTGTTCTTTCCCCTTATAACTCCTTTTGCCATTTTTTTTCACCATTCCATAAATTACCGGCAAATAAATTTGTGCATTTATGTATTGTTGTGTTAATGGATGATGATAGAGGACTTAACTTGGAATCTAAAATAAGTGAGAActtgtattatattattttatggtttaattaaataactaattgaTAAACAATAAGGTATGGCATATGTAACATGTAGTTTGGAGTTACAATTTTGATTCTCGCAAATATTCActtataaatagtaaaagaaaATACCAtgcaatttgaatttgatttgatGATATCTATTGTGTATATAGctattagagatgtgattttgaTAATCAAGGGGTGCATGGAAGTTGCAAAATCAATTGGAGAATATTTGTGACGTTTTGAAGAGCCAAAACACAAAATGAGAAAACTTGGACAACAAGCAGGTGACATGTCGATTGGCTTGCCGGACAGCTCCTTTTTGGAGCACTTTGAAACGTTTTGAATGTTTCTAACAGCTCATGTAACCCCCAAATCACCTAATTAAATTCAAGAACGCTTGATTAAATATTGGTAACTTGACTTTGTGTCACTCATTCAAGTTCTAATGAGAGTGAgaattctataaatagagatccTTTGGTCACCTGTAGTTAGATACCTGTGATAACAATGCGTATGCTCACTATGAGTACACTTGATAACATTTTAGAGAAAATTCCCAAAGTGTTCTTATGAGTGAAAAAATAACTTTAGAACAAAGGTCTAGGCCCTGATGAAGCCTTGGGTGGTTCTTATTTCATCTCTTTGTTGGTATTTGTCTCTTGTATTATTTTGCATTGAGCTGGTATTCTTCTCTCCATCTCAAAAGAGTTCCCATGTAATCTTGATCCTATTATTATTTGTATTTTGATTCATTTGATTGTAATCCTCTTCCCTCAAGTGTAATATATTATTCTCTAACAACTTGAACAAAAATTCCTTTAGAAATGGAATGTTCACTATGAATGCAGTCCACCAGAAGAGCAATGCAAACAAGTATAGTGGCAATAACCATGAGCCACAAGGTCTCTATCAACATCAgcaataacaacaacaatgacAATGGCAATGCAAACAATGTTGCTGACAAAAGGTTCAAGAACTTTCTGGCTACGGAGACCCTCCCTCGAAAGTCGAAACGAGGTTCTTGAAGGTTACATAGATATTCAACATTCTATAGTGATCCTTCACTTTATCCATGGCTTGTTATCTGCTAAGAAAGCTATACAATCTCCTTTTAAGACAACAGTGCTTTTAACTTTCGATTACTCTGCAGACACTGGATGGATCTATTGGACCTATGCGAGCAAGCAGGCTCTGCAACATAAACTAAGCACTGGCAACAATATATCAAGCTTTTGGGGATGAATTCTGGTAGAGGAAATCTTGTTAAGTTAGGTTTAATGCAAGTGAGCCTGGTAGTCTCCTTAAGACCCACTTGTGTATGTTTGTCTAAACTCTCGAGagtattatatgataataagaaagaaaaaaaaagaacaagcaGAATTTGTACTGAGAGAAATGATAGCCATGTTGTGACCTCTTAAATGTTACTAGTGAAAGGGTTGGCTCTCATTTATAGCTCATTTTGATTTTGCTAACCTTATTTGGCAAATCTGAGGCTCTTGCCTTGCATGGTCCCCCCCTCAATACTATTAATGACACTTCTTGTGTTGCTTTGAGATCTTTTGGTACTGTCAAATTTGGTGAAGAGAAAGGGAGCTGGGAATGTTGTGTGCAGTAGATAGATTCTCTTGAAACTAAGAAAAAGAATTTTTGCCTGGCTGAATACGTGAAAGTGAAAGCTCTGTAATAGTCAAGTGATTGTAGCACAGCACTACCTAGAATCAGTTTCCTAAAATGAAAGGACAAAATGCACATTTGATAAATACAGTGTTGCCAAAATGCTCTCAGTAATGATAGATATATTAATTATCTCAAAAAAGAaac
It encodes the following:
- the LOC133817075 gene encoding B2 protein, with product MENMQSFWQLGDQLRGQSKVSEDHQWLMAASKLAEQTRLKGERMNNLDLSKGPTEPRPMDKFGFQEDNKCDILNFNSLNLESKISENLNKNSFRNGMFNMNAVYQKSNANIVGNMTINKYSGNNLSHKDSINISNNNNSDNGNANNVADKRFKTLPATETLPRNEVLGGYIFVCNNDTMQEDLKRQLFGLPPRYRDSVRAITPGLPLFLYNYTTHQLHGIFEAASFGGSNIDPTAWEDKKCKGESRFPAQVRIRVRKVCKALEEDSFRPVLHHYDGPKFRLELSVPETLDLLDLCEQAGSAA